From one Candidatus Eisenbacteria bacterium genomic stretch:
- a CDS encoding GTP-binding protein, which translates to MAKQKFERTKPHVNVGTIGHVDHGKTTLTAAITMVLAQNNPTIQVRD; encoded by the coding sequence ATGGCCAAGCAGAAGTTCGAGCGGACGAAGCCGCACGTGAACGTGGGGACGATTGGTCACGTGGACCACGGGAAGACGACCTTGACGGCGGCGATCACGATGGTGTTGGCGCAGAACAATCCGACGATCCAGGTGCGTGAC